The Anabrus simplex isolate iqAnaSimp1 chromosome 1, ASM4041472v1, whole genome shotgun sequence genome window below encodes:
- the LOC136873834 gene encoding toll-like receptor 2, with translation MTKVWMWPLLFLNIHSVLATSSDQFMPMTPFIYPATTEFSDAMVDGCTCTENRLGTMVCYGGCERFPNHRIGGNHLSVSTTAIRTVYVGDLTNLGHLKCLMIEYNSHLTTIEPGVFIGMDALESLSISFNSNLSYLSNGTFKGLNNLTELKLIQNNFWNIRDIALSLLPTYLPRLLNLSLNANMFSRIDALDLTPMNGALIVEMHLKLCQLEYIHPKAFRPLRHLRHLELCQNSLNETTLTSLVRQMTRDNMTVVSLNLGNMGFQKPPKHLLSAIGESGITSLSLDNNQFSHLRRGSFPKMPRLRYLNLQSCLIVNVDPGTFDEIFLPQLRNLCLAKNYITRLSSGILPVQVTELDISYNSYNKLQPINFILGEGNFVHMSNLNTLNISYVFLETITTKTFLGLQNLTEQLGLKNASISRIEPGSFRELKKLTFLNLQNNPLTSRTNLTAEIFEGLKNLEVLILIRCGISHFSDVNVFSPLEKLEYLMLDDNFIVKLYPEVIFPLKHLTGLSIEGNDLEPWTDKPIFQHNPNISKVFLANNKLTFLSYVMLEDFSKLKLLTLYNNMFICDCSAVLQARNWVTNGNNVSIENILFPTDMVPYCEAPEQWKYRELTIFLGLSEYEESCPENSKGIIWVVILLCILLTLGILCGVLGYKYRSYIRYWAFLARMDLRRRGMSRYRGRRKVVCKGYTNYQFDAFVSYSSEDRNFVVRLVAMLENQEPFLKLCVYERDFQIGTMISEAVLESVASSRRTLLIVSDAFAKSQWCMWELRLAEHHRLFLDDKEHGDRDDTLIIVKIGNVRSSNMTPTLKYLMRTRIYLEWDQNPKKQRIFWTKLRAALAPPTAAVKTSNQ, from the coding sequence ATGACGAAGGTGTGGATGTGGCCACTGCTGTTCCTCAACATCCACAGCGTCTTGGCAACTTCCAGTGATCAGTTCATGCCTATGACACCGTTCATTTATCCTGCAACTACAGAATTCAGCGATGCGATGGTCGACGGTTGCACATGTACTGAAAATCGCTTGGGAACCATGGTATGCTACGGCGGGTGTGAACGATTTCCTAACCACAGGATTGGTGGTAATCATCTATCAGTCAGTACAACTGCCATCCGCACTGTATACGTTGGTGATCTAACCAATCTTGGGCATCTGAAATGCCTTATGATTGAGTACAATTCCCATCTTACAACTATTGAGCCGGGAGTTTTTATTGGCATGGATGCTTTGGAATCACTCAGCATCTCTTTCAATAGCAATTTAAGTTATTTAAGTAATGGTACTTTCAAAGGTCTCAATAACCTTACTGAACTGAAacttattcaaaataatttttggaaCATCCGAGATATTGCTCTTTCTTTACTTCCTACATACCTACCTCGTCTACTTAACTTATCTCTCAACGCCAATATGTTCAGTCGTATTGATGCTCTTGATTTAACACCAATGAATGGTGCACTTATAGTAGAAATGCATTTGAAACTTTGCCAATTAGAATACATCCATCCCAAAGCCTTCAGGCCTTTAAGACATTTGCGTCATTTGGAACTGTGTCAGAATTCCTTAAACGAGACAACATTAACTAGCCTTGTCAGACAAATGACACGAGATAACATGACTGTTGTCTCTTTGAATTTAGGTAATATGGGATTTCAAAAGCCCCCAAAACATTTGCTGTCTGCCATTGGAGAATCTGGAATTACAAGTCTTAGTTTGGATAATAACCAGTTTTCCCACCTTAGGAGAGGTTCATTTCCTAAAATGCCCCGATTACGATATCTGAACCTCCAGTCTTGTTTAATAGTGAACGTCGACCCTGGAACATTTGACGAGATTTTCCTGCCGCAATTGAGAAATCTCTGTCTAGCAAAAAACTATATAACAAGACTCAGTTCAGGAATTTTGCCGGTTCAAGTTACTGAACTCGATATTTCATACAATTCTTACAATAAATTGCAACCAATTAATTTCATTCTCGGGGAAGGAAACTTTGTACATATGTCAAATCTCAACACACTAAACATTTCTTACGTCTTTCTTGAAACGATTACAACTAAGACATTCCTTGGTTTACAAAACCTTACAGAACAACTAGGTTTGAAAAATGCCTCTATCAGTCGCATTGAACCTGGATCATTCCGGGAGCTTAAAAAACTTACATTCTTAAATCTTCAGAATAATCCTCTTACTTCACGAACCAACTTAACGGCTGAAATATTTGAAGGTCTCAAAAACCTGGAGGTTTTGATTCTTATTAGGTGCGGAATTTCCCATTTCAGTGACGTTAACGTATTCTCTCCACTTGAAAAACTTGAATATTTGATGCTGGATGACAACTTCATAGTGAAGTTATATCCAGAAGTCATATTTCCACTAAAGCACTTGACAGGCCTCTCAATAGAAGGGAATGATCTAGAACCGTGGACTGATAAGCCAATATTTCAACATAATCCGAACATTTCCAAAGTGTTCCTTGCAAACAACAAGCTTACATTTTTAAGCTATGTTATGCTTGAAGATTTCTCTAAACTTAAGTTATTGACACTGtataataatatgttcatttgcgacTGTTCTGCTGTGCTTCAAGCAAGGAATTGGGTTACAAATGGTAATAATGTTAGCattgagaatattttatttccgACAGATATGGTGCCATACTGTGAAGCTCCGGAACAGTGGAAGTACCGTGAGCTAACGATTTTTCTCGGTTTATCAGAGTACGAAGAATCGTGTCCAGAGAACAGTAAGGGGATTATCTGGGTTGTAATATTGCTATGCATTCTTCTCACATTAGGGATTTTGTGCGGCGTTCTTGGCTATAAATATCGTTCTTATATCCGCTACTGGGCATTCTTAGCAAGAATGGATTTAAGAAGACGAGGCATGTCACGTTACAGGGGCAGAAGAAAGGTGGTCTGTAAAGGATATACAAACTACCAATTCGATGCATTTGTTTCGTACAGTAGTGAAGACAGGAATTTTGTTGTTCGATTAGTGGCAATGCTAGAGAACCAAGAACCTTTCCTTAAGCTCTGCGTGTACGAAAGAGACTTTCAGATTGGGACTATGATATCAGAGGCTGTGTTGGAGAGTGTGGCCAGCAGTCGTAGAACTCTACTGATTGTGAGTGACGCGTTTGCCAAATCGCAGTGGTGCATGTGGGAGTTACGGCTTGCTGAACATCACAGATTATTCCTTGATGATAAGGAACATGGTGATCGTGATGATACCCTTAtcattgtgaaaattggaaacgtaAGATCGTCGAATATGACGCCTACTCTGAAATATCTCATGAGAACGCGAATATACCTGGAATGGGATCAAAATCCGAAAAAGCAACGAATCTTCTGGACAAAACTGAGAGCTGCACTAGCGCCACCAACGGCAGCGGTCAAAACATCAAACCAATga